The window ACACCGGCCACATCACCGCCCTCAAGCACTTCCCGGCGCTGTTGATAAATAACTTCACGCTGCTTGTTCATGACATCGTCATATTCGAGCAGGTGTTTACGGATATCGAAGTTATGTCCCTCTACCTTGCGCTGGGCGTTTTCAATCGCTTTGCTGATCATGCTATGCTCGATCGGTTCATCTTCCTCCATACCGAGCTTTTCCATAATTCCGGTAATTCTGTCTGAACCGAAAATACGGAGCAGATCATCCTCGAGAGAAAGGAAGAAGCGGGAAGAACCTGGGTCACCCTGACGTCCTGCTCGACCACGCAGCTGGTTATCGATACGACGGGATTCATGACGGGAAGTACCCAGAATATGCAGACCACCTGCCTCGACAACACCTTCACCGAGCTTGATATCCGTACCACGACCAGCCATATTAGTGGCAATGGTCACTCTGCCCTTCTGGCCGGCCTGGGCGATGATCTCAGCCTCACGTTCATGATGCTTGGCGTTCAGCACCTCGTGATCGATTTTCTCTTTCTTGAGCATATTGGCGATCTTTTCAGAGATATCGATCGAGATGGTTCCGACCAGAACAGGACGGCCTTGCTTGTGCATCTCTGCAATCTCGCGAACAACAGCACGGTATTTAGCCGCTTCGTTTTTGAAAATTACATCAGCGTAGTCATCACGAACCATTGGCATGTTGGTAGGCATAACCACAACATCGAGATCATAGATCTTCTTGAACTCAGGAGCCTCGGTATCTGCTGTACCGGTCATACCCGCCAGCTTGTCATACATCCTGAAATAATTCTGGAAAGTAATCGAAGCCAGAGTCTGGTTCTCACGCTCGATCTTCACACCCTCTTTGGCCTCAAGTGCCTGGTGCAGACCGTCTGAGTAGCGGCGGCCTTCCATGGTGCGGCCGGTGAACTCGTCGACGATAACGACCTGTCCATTATTGACGATGTAATCCACATCCTTCTTGAACAGGGTGTGGGCTTTCAGAGCCTGGTTCAAATGGTGAAGCTGTTCAATATTATTCGGGTCGTAGAGGTTGTCTACCTCCAGCATCTCCTCACCAAGGCCAATACCTTCTTCGGTAAGACTTACCTGACGTGCCTTTTCATCGATAACATAATGCTCATCCGGCTTGAAGCGCGGGATGATACGATTGACATTGCCATACAACTCAGTGGATATATCTGCAGGTCCGGAGATGATGAGAGGTGTTCTCGCCTCATCGATCAGGATGGAGTCAACCTCATCCACGATGGCGTAATTAAAGCCGCGCTGAACGAAATCTTCCAGCTCAAACTTCATATTGTCACGCAGATAATCAAAGCCCAGCTCGTTATTGGTGGCATAGGTAATATCGGCGGCATAGGCCTCTTTTCGAGCCTGGTCATCCATACCATGCACGATCCGTCCTACGCTCATACCAAGGAAGTTGTAAACCTGGCCCATCCATTCGGCATCACGGGCAGCGAGATAATCGTTGACTGTTACCACGTGAACACCCTTACTGCTCAGAGCGTTCAGATATACCGGCAGAGTGGAGGTAAGGGTTTTACCCTCACCGGTTTTCATCTCGGCAATCTTGCCATTATGCAGAATAACACCACCAACCAGCTGCACATCGTAATGTCGCTCACCAAGCACCCTGCGACCAGCCTCGCGAACGACTGCAAATGCCTCCGGCAACAGGGAATCGAGGGACTCACCTTTTTCGAAGCGTTCTCTGAACTCAACAGTTTTTGCCGCAATCTCCGCATCGTCCAGTGGCCGAATCGTGCTCTCCAGCTCGTTCACCCTATTCACAATCGGCTTAATCTGCTTCAGTACCCTGTCGTTTTTACTGCCGAATACCTTGGTTAATAATGTTCCAATCATAATGTGTGGTCACTCTGTGATGTAATAAATTATGTAACTATGGAGTGCATATAACAGCAGGACAACTGGCGGTGCGCACAAACCCTGATTTCTCATGTTCATTGAGGTAATTTTTCAATGCTCACCGGTGTTGCCCAGGAAGGAATGCCCTTGGGACCCACTCCAACTGTTGAGAAATCCGGACTAAGAGCCTATCGGAGAAATACCTTTTTTTCTTCTTATCTTCGCCCCTGAAAGAAACCAATTCCCGCAATATTCGATATATTACTGTGAACCACTTCCCTTCAAGGCCCTGATCTAAGAAAAAATGGCGGCCCTCCGACAGACTCCCTGAAGCTGCTTACCAGAAATTTTCGGGAAACAGCGTTGGCAGCGCGACCCGGTCTGCCTTTCTGCGAGCGCTTAGCAAAGCAGCCCACGAACCCTGTACAATTACATATAATGGTTGAAAGATCAAAGAAAAGCTGCACGCTAACGGGAAAGAAACATTCACTTCTTTCCCGTCCGATAACTTGAAAAATGATCCTGTTTTATTGCCTTGTTCTGATTTTTTTCAGTTCTTCAGCCTGAATATGTCGGGCCGGGTCATTCTTTTCGACCTCTCCCCGGGCAATATGACGTTCATTGACACCCAGTTTCGGTGCAGGCAACAGCAATGACTGTCCTGTCCAGACCCCGAAGAGAAACATCCATAAAAAGATGCAGAAGCAGACTATACCGACCCCGGCAATACCACTCGGGGTCAACTCGAACTTTATCTTTTTTCCCGCCGGCTTTCGCCTTGGTGCCATATCGTACCCCGTTTACATACGTTCAGGAGCGGTCAGCCCGACAATGGCAAGTGCGTTACTGAACACCTGGCGCAAGGCCTCAATCAGACACAATCGAGCCTGACTCAACTGAACATCTTCTGTAATAACTTTGTGTTTGTTGTAGTAGCTATGGAACTGTGCAGCAAGGTCGAGCAGGTAGAAAATCACTTTATGCGGGGCCAGGTCAAGAGCTGCACCTTCAATGACCGCCGGCAGCTGCGACATGGTCTTCAGGAGCTGCATCTCCTCTTCTTCTTTCAAAAGAGAAGGGTCGATTTGATCAAAGCCTACTTTTTCTACACCTTTACCGGCAGCCTGCTCGAGTATGGAACACATCCTGGCGTGACCGTACTGGACATAGTACACCGGATTTTCCTGGCTCTCCTTGGTGGCGAGGTCGAGGTCAAACTCGAGCTGACTGTCCGCCTTGCGCATCATGAAGAAGAAGCGGACAACATCGACACCGACCATATCGATCAGTTCGTCAACCGTGACAAAGTTCGCCTTGCGGGTAGACATTTTTACCTGCTTGCCTTCACGGGTCAAGGTCACAAACTGGTGCAAAACAACAGTCACCTTGGACTCATCATAACCAAGCGCCTGCATACCCGCCAGAACATCGGGGATAGTAGCGATATGGTCTGAACCGAAGATGTCTACCATCCAGTCGAAACCGCGCTTGTATTTCTCGCGGTGATAGGCGATATCCGGCAGTCTGTAGGTTGGCTCGCCGGTATTCTTGATGATTACCCGATCCTGTTCCTGACCAAACTCAGTGGTTTTGAACCAGGTAGCATCGTCTTTCTCGTAGACCAGCCCCTTCTCTCGCAGTTTTGCCACTACATCATCGATATGCCCGTCATCATAGAGAGACTGCTCGTTGAAATAGTTGTCGAAGTTAATGCCCATGCGCTCCAGGGTGCCGGCGATATCCTTGAAGATAACATCCTTGGCCTTCTCTTTGAACGGAGTCACATCCGGCTCATCTTTCAAGCTATCGCCCTGCTCGTCGATAAGCTCCTGGCTGATATCCATGATGTACTCGCCCTGATAACCATCTTCAGGAAACTCATTCGGCAAACCAAGTTTTTCCAGGTACCTGGCCCTGGTGGACTCACCGAGAACCCGCATCTGGCGACCGGCATCATTGAAATAGTACTCGCGATAGACATCATGACCGGTGGCCTCGAGCAAACGAGCGATAGAGTCACCGAGTACAGCCTGACGACCGTGACCAATGCTGAGCGGCCCGGTAGGATTGGCGCTTACGAACTCGACCATAACCTTACGCTTATCGCCTACTGCGCTCAAGCCGAACTGTGTTCCGTTATCAACGATGGTGGGGATAATAACGCGCCATACGTCCGGCTGAATGAACACATTGACAAACCCTGGACCTGCGATATCGACCTTGGCGATAAGCGCGGTCTCTGCCGCCAGCATATCTGCTACCTGTTGTGCTATCTCACGTGGGTTGCGTTTCTCAACACCTGCGAGAACTAAAGCGATATTGGTGGCAAAGTCGCCCTGGCCCTTGCGCTTGGGCAGTTCAACCGCATATTTACCAGCCCCGGCGTCAGACCAGTTGCCATTTTCAACACCTTGCTGGAAACACCTGTCAACTACCTCTTTTACTCGTGCTCTGATCATGAATTATACTCGTCTATTGCTATCATTAAGGGCAACATGACAGGAAGGCCCACTGGCGCTTCACTCCCATTGAATCTGCTGTATTTTTTTCTTACTGCCCTGTCGAATAAGGTACGTTACATTAAATTTCGGAGGAGACTCTCCCGAACTTCAAATAAATTTTCTCTGGTTATTGTTGCCGAGCATACAGAGAACCTCATAACTGATTGTCTCCGCCCAGGCAGCAATATCATCTGCGGTGATCTTCTCGTCACCCTGCTCACCCAGGAGCACAGCCTCGTCGCCAGCCTGCACACCTTCTATGTCTGTAATATCAACCATGCACAGATTCATGCAAACCCTGCCGAGTATCGGCACACGCTTACCGTGAACCAATATTTCTCCACGATTGGAAAGCAGGCGCGAGTACCCATCTTCATACCCCACCGGCAATACCGCCAGCCGGGTTGGCCGGGTCGTTACATAGCTGTGGCCATAGCTGATGCCCACCCCCGTAGCGACTTCCTTGACCTTGGCTATCCTGGTGGTAAAACTCATGGCAGGCTTGAGATATGTATCTCCCACCTTGCCGTGTTGCCATTGTCCACTGGGCGAATAACCGTATAGAGCTATACCTGCCCGCCCCATGTCGCACAAGGTCTCGGGAAAATTAAGCACTGCACCGGAATTAGCAATATGCCGGATACCAGAAAATTGTGTTTCTATGCTGCGGCATGCTTCTGAATATACACGAAAAGCGTTGATGGTATTCGGCGAGTCAACGTTATCCGCCTCCGGAAAATGGCTCAAGAGACCACCGAGTCGTATTCCGGGCAGATTTTCGATCAGTTCGGCAAAAGTGGCTACCTCACCGGGCATCACACCCAGCCTGCTCATTCCTGTGTCGATCTTCAGATGTAGAGTTATTTCCCGCCCCAGGCGAACTGCTGTCTTTGAAAGCAGCTCAACCGCATCGGCTGAAAAGACGACCGGTGTGAGATTTGAGGTGAAAAAATATTCGACAGCATCGGGCTGAAAACCGACCATTACGAATATTTCGCCCTCAACCCCGGCTTGTCGTAGCCAGACTCCCTCGCAAGCTTCGGCCACACCAAAAAGGTGGCAACCGGCTTTGGCAAACGCCCTGGCAGACTCGACCATGCCATGGCCGTAGCCGTCGCCTTTCACCATGGCAAGAAGTTCTACCCCCGAGGGCAGTGAGGAGGAAACAATTCGATAATTATAAGTGAGCGCTGCCGTATCGATTGTGACAATATTGGAGGAACTCGGAGTGGGATTCATCGCGTCTTACACTTGAAGATCATTCTTTAAACCATGCCCGCCAGCTGTTTCGGCTCGACCAGGCAAGACCCCAGCCGACAGTAACATACAACACTCCCAATATCGTTCTGGGAATATGAGACTCCCTTAACAGCACGCCGGCAACCATCATGACTATCACCATCAACCAGGTTCCCTTGGAATAGACAGCGCCAAGACAGGTCCCATCGTTGAATTGAGAGATACGTTCCAGAACTCGCCGGGAAGCTTTGTCCAGGATAAAGCGTGATTTGAGAAAACCAAGCGCTACTGCTGGTATAACCAGAATGAGAAGGTCTGCGACATCCAGCCAGCGCATCCCCCTCCACATCAGCAGGGAACCTACACCGGTCCAGAGAGACGCCGCAAGCAGCAGATGTGTCTTCCTCTGCACGCCCGGCTTGAATCGGGACAGCTTTGATGGCATGGAACTTCTCTAACCTCTACTCTGCTCGAACAGCACAGTGGAAAATCTGATCCCCTTATGACTTTTGCAGTTTCGTGCCAGATGGAGATCGTTGTAACGGGTACAAACAAGACAAGCCCATCTCCAAATCGGAGATGGGCTTGCTGCATTACACTGTGCGATGAGGACTATTACATCTCAGTAACAGTGATAGCACCCTCAGGGCAAACCTCAACACAGGTCTCACAACCAAGACACTCATCCGGCTCAACTACTTCTGCTTTGCCGTCAGCCATCTCAAATACCTGTGCAGGACATGCTGATACACATTCCTCATCGCCAGTACACTTATCTTTATCTACAACTACTTCAAACATATTTCACCTCCATGAATTGGATAATTTAAAGAAGTATTTATATTACACTCTGTATGTAATCGAAATACCTTCACGAACATGTGTTTTCGTGTATTACTCCGTTTAATGTACGGCCAGTCTTTTGTCAAGGAAAAACTCAGCCCACACTCTATGTATATTTTTGCCGCATTTACAGGAACTTAAATCTTTCCAGACAGACTTTTGCCGATAATACACCCACCTAAGACCATTCGTTTTAATGCCGCCCAAGTCCGCGAAATAGAGCGCTGAATCTCCCGGCCGTTCCCATATACCCCGGCTTCGCATCTTGTAATGGCCGGGAATCCTTATAAAGGGCCATAAGCTGCAGCCAACCCTCCACGACCACAAAGTAGCACCTTATTCCAGGGAGATAAAAAACACCTGTCTTTCGACTCTTTCTGTATTTCTTTCCCTGCATGTTACAAAATAGTCACGTGGTCGGCAAAATCGCTTCGGCACCAGCAACATGCTATGCCCTCTGACTGTGACGAACCCAAATTCCGCACCACCATTGAGCCATCACTTCTATAGCACTATGCACTGCCGAAACTGACAGGGATGTTTTTGGTATCATGCCCGCCTGAGCTGATGAGAATTCCGGGCTCCCGGTAAAACCTTCGGCGCAATCGCTGTTTAGTAATTTTGCCGCACTGTCAAAAATCGAGATTATAGTTGACCCGAGGACGGCTTTGTAATTATGTTGCTGGTTCTTCACCAACGAGAAAAAAACGATCTGCCGGAAC of the Desulfosediminicola ganghwensis genome contains:
- the alr gene encoding alanine racemase, which codes for MNPTPSSSNIVTIDTAALTYNYRIVSSSLPSGVELLAMVKGDGYGHGMVESARAFAKAGCHLFGVAEACEGVWLRQAGVEGEIFVMVGFQPDAVEYFFTSNLTPVVFSADAVELLSKTAVRLGREITLHLKIDTGMSRLGVMPGEVATFAELIENLPGIRLGGLLSHFPEADNVDSPNTINAFRVYSEACRSIETQFSGIRHIANSGAVLNFPETLCDMGRAGIALYGYSPSGQWQHGKVGDTYLKPAMSFTTRIAKVKEVATGVGISYGHSYVTTRPTRLAVLPVGYEDGYSRLLSNRGEILVHGKRVPILGRVCMNLCMVDITDIEGVQAGDEAVLLGEQGDEKITADDIAAWAETISYEVLCMLGNNNQRKFI
- a CDS encoding ATP-binding protein codes for the protein MFEVVVDKDKCTGDEECVSACPAQVFEMADGKAEVVEPDECLGCETCVEVCPEGAITVTEM
- the argS gene encoding arginine--tRNA ligase; the protein is MIRARVKEVVDRCFQQGVENGNWSDAGAGKYAVELPKRKGQGDFATNIALVLAGVEKRNPREIAQQVADMLAAETALIAKVDIAGPGFVNVFIQPDVWRVIIPTIVDNGTQFGLSAVGDKRKVMVEFVSANPTGPLSIGHGRQAVLGDSIARLLEATGHDVYREYYFNDAGRQMRVLGESTRARYLEKLGLPNEFPEDGYQGEYIMDISQELIDEQGDSLKDEPDVTPFKEKAKDVIFKDIAGTLERMGINFDNYFNEQSLYDDGHIDDVVAKLREKGLVYEKDDATWFKTTEFGQEQDRVIIKNTGEPTYRLPDIAYHREKYKRGFDWMVDIFGSDHIATIPDVLAGMQALGYDESKVTVVLHQFVTLTREGKQVKMSTRKANFVTVDELIDMVGVDVVRFFFMMRKADSQLEFDLDLATKESQENPVYYVQYGHARMCSILEQAAGKGVEKVGFDQIDPSLLKEEEEMQLLKTMSQLPAVIEGAALDLAPHKVIFYLLDLAAQFHSYYNKHKVITEDVQLSQARLCLIEALRQVFSNALAIVGLTAPERM